A section of the Rhodothermus profundi genome encodes:
- the carB gene encoding carbamoyl-phosphate synthase large subunit translates to MPKRTDIQRILLIGSGPIVIGQACEFDYSGSQAARALRKEGYEVILVNSNPATIMTDPITADRVYLQELTPESIRRIVEKERPDAVLPTMGGQTALNLAAQLHEEGFWDAMGVEIIGVDIEAIQITEDRQRFRDLMEQIGIDQARSRTARSLLEAKEILQELGGLPVVIRPSFTLGGTGGGIVWSMEEFDRKVTRGLELSPVHQVLIEESVYGWKEYELELLRDANDNVIIVCPIENFDPMGIHTGDSVTVAPAQTLTDKQYQRMRDAAIKMMRSIGKFAGGCNVQFAVEPHTGRMIAVEINPRMSRSSALASKATGYPIAKVAARLAVGYTLDELPNDVTGTTSACFEPSIDYVVVKIPRWNFEKFEGVDEELTTQMKAVGEVMAIGRTFPEALQKAWQSLENGYAGLGADREDPTREEVRARLKKPYWDRTLQIRNAFRLGASVEEIHDITYIDPWFLYQIEDIVKLERELERRTLDQLDAPLLRLVKQYGFSDVQIAYLLQGPVTEEDVRARRKALGITPTFQLVDTCAAEFPAQTPYYYSTYESENESEVTDREKVIILGAGPNRIGQGIEFDYCCVHGVMAAKEMGYEAIMINCNPETVSTDFDVADKLYFEPVFWERVRDIIEHENQRGQLKGVIVQLGGQTALKLARHLHEQGIPILGTSFPMMDLAEERSKFSALLRELEIPFPPYGAARTVAEAVEVAERIGYPILIRPSYVLGGQGMRIAINKEEVERYVRNILKLLPDNEILLDLFLENGIEVDVDAACDGEDVWIAGIMQHIEPAGVHSGDSTAVLPPFSLSEEVLSTIRRYTEDIARRLKVIGLINVQMVVKDNVVYVIEANPRASRTMPFVAKATGVPVAKIGTQLMLGRKLREFREAGLLESKLKGYAIKEPVFSWDKFPEVPKELGPEMKSTGEAIAFVDTLTDEHFRRPYAIRNLYLSR, encoded by the coding sequence ATGCCAAAGCGGACCGACATTCAGCGGATCTTGCTGATCGGATCGGGCCCGATTGTGATCGGGCAGGCGTGTGAGTTCGACTACTCCGGAAGTCAGGCAGCCCGGGCGTTGCGGAAAGAGGGATATGAAGTCATTCTGGTCAACTCGAACCCGGCAACGATCATGACCGACCCGATCACAGCCGATCGGGTCTACTTGCAAGAACTCACGCCTGAATCCATTCGGCGCATTGTCGAAAAAGAGCGTCCCGACGCGGTGCTGCCTACCATGGGAGGGCAGACAGCCTTGAACCTGGCTGCGCAGCTCCATGAGGAGGGCTTCTGGGACGCTATGGGCGTAGAGATCATTGGCGTGGACATTGAAGCCATTCAGATCACCGAGGATCGCCAGCGATTCCGCGACCTGATGGAGCAGATCGGAATTGACCAGGCGCGGAGCCGCACAGCGCGCAGCTTGCTTGAAGCCAAAGAGATCCTGCAGGAGCTGGGCGGCTTACCCGTGGTGATCCGGCCGTCGTTTACGCTGGGGGGGACCGGCGGCGGTATCGTCTGGTCCATGGAGGAGTTCGACCGTAAGGTAACGCGCGGGCTGGAGCTCTCGCCGGTGCATCAGGTGCTCATTGAAGAGAGCGTTTACGGCTGGAAGGAATATGAACTGGAGCTGCTGCGCGATGCCAATGACAATGTGATCATTGTCTGTCCCATTGAGAACTTCGATCCAATGGGTATCCATACGGGCGACTCGGTCACCGTCGCCCCGGCGCAGACGCTCACCGATAAGCAGTACCAGCGCATGCGGGATGCGGCGATCAAAATGATGCGCTCCATTGGCAAGTTTGCAGGCGGCTGCAACGTGCAGTTTGCCGTTGAGCCGCATACTGGCCGCATGATCGCCGTCGAGATTAATCCGCGCATGTCGCGTTCATCAGCCCTGGCCTCAAAGGCTACCGGCTATCCGATTGCCAAAGTGGCTGCCCGGCTGGCGGTAGGCTACACGCTGGATGAGTTGCCCAATGATGTAACCGGCACCACAAGCGCCTGCTTTGAGCCCTCAATTGATTACGTGGTGGTCAAGATTCCGCGCTGGAATTTTGAGAAGTTCGAAGGTGTCGATGAGGAGCTGACCACCCAGATGAAGGCGGTCGGCGAAGTTATGGCAATTGGACGCACGTTCCCTGAAGCGCTCCAGAAAGCCTGGCAGAGCCTGGAAAACGGCTATGCCGGTCTGGGAGCCGACCGCGAGGATCCTACGCGCGAAGAAGTTCGGGCCCGCCTCAAAAAGCCCTACTGGGACCGCACGCTCCAGATTCGCAATGCGTTTCGGCTGGGCGCCTCGGTCGAAGAAATCCACGACATCACCTACATCGATCCGTGGTTCCTGTATCAGATCGAGGATATCGTTAAGCTGGAACGCGAGCTTGAGCGCCGGACGCTTGATCAGCTCGACGCTCCGTTGCTGCGGCTGGTCAAACAGTACGGCTTTTCGGACGTGCAGATTGCTTACCTGCTGCAAGGCCCCGTAACCGAAGAAGACGTGCGCGCGCGGCGCAAGGCGCTGGGCATCACCCCCACATTTCAGCTCGTTGATACCTGCGCGGCCGAGTTCCCGGCCCAGACTCCCTATTACTACAGCACGTATGAGTCGGAAAATGAAAGCGAAGTAACCGACCGGGAGAAAGTAATCATTCTGGGAGCTGGTCCCAACCGCATCGGCCAGGGCATTGAGTTCGATTATTGCTGCGTCCACGGCGTGATGGCCGCCAAAGAAATGGGATATGAGGCCATCATGATTAACTGTAACCCGGAGACGGTGTCGACTGACTTCGACGTGGCCGATAAGCTCTACTTCGAGCCGGTCTTCTGGGAACGGGTCCGCGACATCATCGAGCATGAAAATCAACGCGGTCAGCTCAAGGGGGTCATTGTGCAACTGGGAGGACAGACTGCGCTCAAGCTGGCCCGCCACCTACATGAACAGGGCATTCCGATCCTGGGCACTTCATTTCCGATGATGGACCTGGCCGAAGAACGGAGCAAGTTCTCAGCCCTGCTGCGCGAACTGGAAATTCCTTTCCCACCCTACGGCGCAGCGCGCACGGTAGCCGAGGCCGTCGAAGTGGCCGAACGCATTGGCTATCCGATTCTGATTCGGCCCAGCTACGTGCTGGGCGGGCAGGGCATGCGGATTGCCATCAACAAGGAGGAGGTCGAACGCTACGTCCGCAATATTCTGAAGCTCCTGCCCGACAACGAAATCCTGCTGGATCTCTTTCTGGAAAATGGGATCGAGGTGGACGTCGATGCTGCCTGCGATGGAGAGGACGTGTGGATTGCTGGAATTATGCAGCACATTGAACCAGCAGGCGTCCACTCAGGCGATTCGACGGCCGTCCTGCCGCCTTTCTCGCTGTCGGAAGAGGTGCTGAGTACCATCCGGCGCTACACCGAGGACATTGCGCGGCGCCTTAAGGTGATCGGCCTGATCAATGTGCAGATGGTAGTCAAGGATAACGTGGTCTATGTAATTGAGGCCAATCCGCGCGCCTCGCGCACGATGCCCTTCGTGGCCAAGGCTACGGGAGTACCGGTGGCCAAAATCGGCACCCAGCTGATGCTGGGACGTAAGCTCCGGGAATTCCGTGAAGCCGGCCTGCTCGAATCGAAGCTCAAGGGCTATGCGATCAAGGAGCCAGTCTTTTCCTGGGACAAATTCCCGGAAGTCCCCAAAGAGTTGGGGCCGGAGATGAAGTCCACGGGCGAAGCTATTGCCTTTGTGGACACGCTCACCGACGAACATTTTCGGCGCCCCTACGCGATCCGCAATCTCTACCTGAGTCGATAA
- the carA gene encoding glutamine-hydrolyzing carbamoyl-phosphate synthase small subunit: MIPMLHPTPDPCKLALADGTVVTGIAIGHRGETGGELCFNTSMTGYQEILTDPSYYGQIMMMTYPHIGNYGVMDIDMEAARPMVAGLVVRAFSHRYSNRLADGSLEAWMQRYKLVGISGVDTRRLVRHIRTKGVMNAVISSIDLDDESLVEKARRLPSMNGLELASYVMTKEPYDFCTGPGARIAVFDYGCKLNILRMFQARDCTVRVFPGYTPLNEVLAWEPDGLFFSNGPGDPRAMPQAIEQVRAAIRTGLPIFGICLGHQLMALALGFKVYKMYVGHRGANHPVKNLRTGRVEVTTQNHGFAVDAASVDPREADVSHVNLNDQTVEGLRFKSFAGLSVQYHPEASPGPHDSRYLFDEFLALVAAHRPVTTAPFARV; this comes from the coding sequence ATGATTCCCATGCTGCACCCGACACCGGATCCCTGTAAGCTGGCGTTGGCCGATGGAACTGTTGTGACGGGCATTGCCATCGGACACCGTGGTGAGACGGGCGGGGAGCTGTGTTTCAACACCAGCATGACGGGCTACCAGGAGATCCTGACCGATCCGTCTTACTACGGTCAGATCATGATGATGACCTATCCCCACATTGGCAACTACGGGGTGATGGACATCGACATGGAGGCAGCCCGTCCGATGGTCGCTGGCCTGGTCGTGCGCGCCTTTTCGCATCGCTACTCCAATCGCCTGGCAGATGGCTCGCTAGAAGCCTGGATGCAACGCTACAAGCTGGTAGGTATCTCCGGTGTCGATACGCGACGATTGGTGCGGCACATTCGCACGAAGGGGGTCATGAATGCGGTCATTTCCTCCATTGACCTGGACGATGAAAGCCTGGTGGAGAAGGCGCGACGCCTGCCTTCGATGAACGGGTTGGAACTGGCCTCTTATGTGATGACAAAGGAGCCATACGACTTTTGCACAGGACCCGGAGCGCGCATCGCCGTTTTCGATTATGGCTGCAAGCTGAACATCCTGCGCATGTTCCAGGCGCGGGACTGCACGGTGCGCGTTTTCCCGGGCTATACGCCTCTGAATGAAGTGCTGGCCTGGGAGCCAGATGGCCTGTTCTTCTCAAACGGGCCAGGCGACCCGCGGGCCATGCCGCAGGCTATCGAACAGGTGCGAGCGGCTATTCGGACAGGCCTGCCAATCTTTGGCATCTGTCTGGGGCATCAGCTGATGGCTCTGGCGCTGGGCTTCAAGGTTTATAAGATGTACGTGGGGCATCGCGGCGCCAATCACCCGGTCAAAAATTTGCGCACCGGACGCGTAGAAGTCACGACGCAGAACCATGGTTTTGCTGTGGACGCTGCGTCGGTTGATCCACGCGAAGCTGATGTGTCGCACGTTAACCTGAACGACCAGACAGTTGAAGGGCTGCGCTTCAAATCATTTGCTGGCCTTTCGGTCCAGTACCATCCCGAAGCGTCTCCGGGGCCCCACGACAGTCGCTATCTCTTTGATGAATTTCTGGCCCTGGTGGCGGCCCACCGTCCGGTTACGACCGCCCCGTTCGCTCGCGTATAA
- a CDS encoding energy transducer TonB, with product MRAVRRQQERAVYSLRMMASLAFTLGLVVLVVRLWPAPDRTALPAAVYRSLSPEVIALEEVLPTRQARPAPPPPVPPLPVVVPDEVLLEEVNITADANRLLLEEAGTDPFAAEGALEGTLAAAPAFEVGPKPVRFVEPEYTRAARRARIRAEIVVEVQVSPTGQVLSATIVERYLLAPYRQRVDTLGYGLEEAALAAARRWRFRPARVNDQPVASFTRITFSFGQ from the coding sequence ATGCGCGCTGTGCGCCGACAGCAAGAACGCGCAGTTTATTCGCTACGCATGATGGCCAGCCTGGCCTTTACTCTGGGGCTGGTCGTCCTGGTCGTGCGGCTATGGCCGGCCCCCGACCGCACCGCCTTGCCGGCTGCTGTGTATCGTAGTCTATCCCCCGAAGTGATTGCTCTGGAAGAAGTACTGCCTACCCGTCAGGCGCGCCCGGCTCCTCCTCCACCTGTTCCCCCCCTTCCTGTCGTCGTGCCGGATGAAGTGCTGCTGGAAGAGGTCAACATTACGGCAGACGCCAATCGTCTCCTCCTGGAGGAAGCAGGCACCGATCCTTTTGCTGCAGAAGGGGCTCTGGAAGGAACGCTGGCCGCTGCCCCTGCTTTTGAGGTGGGGCCCAAGCCAGTGCGGTTTGTGGAGCCTGAATACACCCGTGCTGCGCGGCGCGCCCGCATCCGGGCCGAAATTGTGGTCGAGGTGCAGGTAAGCCCTACCGGCCAGGTACTTTCAGCAACAATTGTTGAGCGCTATCTGCTCGCTCCCTATCGGCAGCGCGTGGACACGCTGGGCTATGGTCTGGAAGAAGCAGCACTGGCGGCTGCGCGGCGCTGGCGTTTTCGTCCGGCCCGTGTGAACGATCAGCCCGTCGCTAGCTTCACCCGCATCACGTTCAGCTTTGGTCAATAG
- a CDS encoding deoxynucleoside kinase, whose amino-acid sequence MGAANTIQLPDDLRYLVIEGVIGVGKTTLARLIAERFGGRLMLEEFEENPFLPRFYEDPERWAFHTQLSFLASRFRQQKQLMLRDLFHPFVVSDYAFDKDRIFARINLKGDELQLYETLYTLMEPNVPIPDLVVYLQSTPDRLLENIRRRGRPYEQRIERSYLEALCEAYDRYFFHYTKGPLLIVNAAQIDFVKNPEDLEELIRQILERRRYGGITYFNPRPARTLK is encoded by the coding sequence ATGGGGGCCGCCAACACGATCCAACTACCTGACGATTTACGCTATCTGGTCATTGAAGGCGTCATCGGCGTGGGCAAAACCACCCTGGCCCGGCTGATTGCCGAACGTTTTGGCGGACGATTGATGCTGGAGGAATTTGAAGAGAACCCATTTCTGCCGCGTTTCTACGAAGACCCAGAACGCTGGGCTTTTCATACGCAACTCAGTTTTCTGGCCAGCCGCTTCCGCCAGCAAAAACAACTCATGCTGCGCGACCTGTTTCATCCGTTTGTGGTGAGTGATTACGCCTTTGACAAAGACCGCATCTTTGCCCGCATCAACCTGAAGGGCGATGAGCTGCAGCTTTATGAAACGCTCTATACCCTGATGGAGCCCAACGTCCCGATACCTGATCTGGTCGTCTATCTGCAATCTACCCCAGACCGACTGCTGGAGAACATTCGCAGGCGGGGCCGTCCCTACGAACAGCGGATTGAGCGGAGTTATCTTGAGGCGCTCTGCGAAGCATACGATCGCTACTTTTTCCACTATACCAAGGGCCCCCTTCTCATTGTGAATGCCGCTCAGATTGACTTTGTCAAAAATCCGGAAGACCTGGAGGAGCTTATCCGGCAAATTCTGGAACGCCGCCGTTATGGAGGTATCACGTATTTTAATCCACGACCGGCCCGAACGTTAAAGTAG
- the folK gene encoding 2-amino-4-hydroxy-6-hydroxymethyldihydropteridine diphosphokinase, translating into MYCVPDQPLPSVFLALGSNLGDRAAYLHAAVAALRQHPAVQLVAVSPVYESAAHVLSGQEQPDYLNAVVWLHTTLTPETLLDLCRRLEAAAGRQRTIRWAPRTLDLDVLAWDDLVRYDERLTLPHPRLAVRRFVLQPWADLAPDFYVPAPFCATVAELLHRCPDRAPLRRTGVSLKTR; encoded by the coding sequence ATGTATTGCGTACCCGACCAGCCATTGCCTTCGGTTTTTCTGGCGCTGGGCTCGAATCTGGGGGATCGGGCTGCGTACCTGCATGCCGCCGTAGCGGCGCTTCGTCAGCATCCCGCTGTGCAGCTTGTGGCGGTGTCGCCGGTGTACGAAAGCGCCGCGCACGTGCTGTCTGGTCAGGAGCAGCCAGATTATCTGAATGCGGTGGTGTGGTTGCACACCACGTTAACGCCCGAAACGCTGCTGGATCTGTGCCGCCGGTTGGAAGCTGCAGCCGGACGGCAGCGAACCATCCGCTGGGCACCCCGAACGCTGGACCTGGACGTGCTGGCCTGGGACGACCTGGTGCGCTACGATGAGCGTCTGACGCTGCCGCATCCACGGCTGGCTGTCCGGCGATTTGTGCTGCAGCCCTGGGCTGATCTGGCTCCTGATTTTTATGTGCCGGCACCGTTCTGCGCCACTGTAGCCGAATTGCTGCACCGGTGTCCAGACCGGGCACCCCTGCGTCGCACGGGCGTATCGCTAAAAACGCGCTGA
- a CDS encoding SemiSWEET family sugar transporter, whose amino-acid sequence MNVTFGIGLLAATLTTLAFLPQVVRTWRRRSADDLSAGTFLLLLTGIILWLLYGILRQDPIIILANAIGMSLVGSLLWMIWRFRVRPPAQKRALRKPRQ is encoded by the coding sequence ATGAACGTTACTTTTGGCATTGGGCTGCTGGCTGCTACGCTGACCACGCTGGCGTTTTTACCCCAGGTTGTGCGCACCTGGCGTCGCCGTTCTGCCGACGACCTGTCAGCGGGCACCTTTTTGCTGCTGCTTACCGGCATTATCCTCTGGTTACTCTACGGCATCCTCCGCCAGGACCCCATCATTATCCTGGCCAATGCCATCGGTATGAGCCTGGTGGGCAGCCTGCTGTGGATGATCTGGCGCTTCCGCGTGCGGCCGCCCGCACAGAAGCGTGCGCTCAGGAAGCCCCGCCAATAA
- a CDS encoding NAD-dependent succinate-semialdehyde dehydrogenase — protein MQEIAVRRSFPVINPATGAQLRVYEGMTGEEVAQTIERVHEAFQAWRRVPFAERAACMRQAASLLRKRADHYARLMAEEMGKPIRDGRAEVHKCAWVCEYYAEHAERFLAPEPVETDARKSYVAFEPLGVILAIMPWNFPFWQVFRFAAPTLMAGNAAVLKHASNVPGCALAIEELLREAGFPEHLFRTLLIGSDQVDPVIAHPRIRAVTLTGSTPAGRAVAARAGAALKKTVLELGGSDPYVILEDADVEQAAAICAKSRLINSGQSCIAAKRFVVVEAVREPFERLLVAHMQAARMGDPLDEATEVGPMARHDLRDELHRQVQESLRRGARLLLGGEIPEGPGAYYPPTVLTDVPKGSPAYEEELFGPVAAIIPVRDEAEAIRVANDTVFGLGAAVFTRDEARGERIAREAFEAGCCFVNDFVRSDPRLPFGGVKESGYGRELSIFGIREFVNIKTVFIGGAS, from the coding sequence ATGCAAGAAATTGCTGTTCGCAGATCATTTCCTGTGATCAATCCGGCTACGGGGGCGCAGCTTCGGGTTTACGAGGGCATGACCGGGGAAGAAGTTGCGCAGACCATTGAGCGGGTGCATGAAGCTTTTCAGGCGTGGCGCCGCGTGCCGTTTGCGGAGCGAGCGGCTTGCATGCGGCAGGCTGCTAGCCTGTTGCGGAAGCGGGCGGATCACTATGCTCGGCTGATGGCCGAGGAAATGGGCAAGCCCATTCGGGATGGGCGGGCGGAAGTGCACAAGTGTGCCTGGGTGTGCGAGTACTATGCGGAGCACGCTGAACGTTTCCTGGCGCCGGAGCCGGTTGAAACCGATGCCCGCAAAAGCTATGTCGCTTTTGAGCCGCTGGGCGTAATCTTAGCTATTATGCCCTGGAATTTTCCGTTCTGGCAGGTCTTTCGGTTTGCGGCGCCTACCTTGATGGCAGGTAACGCGGCGGTGCTCAAGCACGCCTCCAACGTGCCTGGTTGTGCCCTGGCCATTGAGGAACTGTTGCGCGAGGCCGGTTTCCCGGAGCATCTGTTTCGCACGCTTCTGATTGGTAGTGATCAGGTAGATCCGGTGATTGCGCATCCGCGAATTCGGGCGGTAACGCTGACAGGAAGCACCCCGGCTGGACGAGCAGTTGCTGCCAGAGCCGGGGCGGCGCTTAAAAAGACTGTGTTAGAGCTGGGAGGTAGTGATCCGTATGTGATTTTAGAAGATGCTGATGTGGAGCAGGCCGCAGCGATTTGTGCCAAAAGCCGATTGATCAACTCGGGGCAGAGCTGCATCGCAGCCAAACGATTTGTGGTCGTAGAGGCTGTGCGCGAGCCCTTTGAGCGTTTGCTGGTGGCGCATATGCAGGCGGCTCGTATGGGGGATCCGCTGGACGAAGCCACCGAAGTGGGGCCAATGGCTCGGCATGACCTGCGTGACGAGCTGCATCGCCAGGTGCAGGAAAGCCTGCGCCGCGGAGCCCGGTTGCTCCTGGGGGGTGAGATCCCGGAGGGACCGGGTGCCTACTATCCGCCCACGGTGTTGACCGATGTGCCCAAGGGGTCACCTGCTTATGAGGAGGAGCTGTTTGGTCCGGTGGCTGCGATCATTCCCGTGCGTGACGAAGCCGAAGCAATTCGGGTGGCGAACGACACGGTGTTCGGGCTGGGAGCTGCTGTGTTTACGCGGGACGAGGCGCGGGGAGAACGCATTGCACGTGAGGCATTTGAGGCCGGATGTTGCTTTGTAAACGATTTTGTGCGTAGCGATCCACGGCTGCCCTTCGGAGGGGTCAAGGAAAGCGGTTATGGACGAGAATTGTCGATTTTTGGCATTCGGGAGTTTGTGAACATTAAGACGGTCTTTATTGGCGGGGCTTCCTGA
- a CDS encoding RrF2 family transcriptional regulator codes for MFSRACEYGLRAVLYLAALNHNGYVSIREIGERLNISVPFLTKIFQKLTQAGLMQSLRGPSGGVMFARSPEEITLFDVIVAIDGPDLFTECVLGLPGCGEAAPCPLHDRWKEVRNPIRDLFAATTLAEMARRIQEARLRLTA; via the coding sequence ATGTTCTCTCGCGCCTGTGAATACGGTTTGCGTGCGGTACTGTACCTGGCTGCGCTCAATCACAATGGCTATGTATCAATCCGGGAGATCGGGGAACGCTTGAACATTTCCGTACCCTTTTTGACCAAGATCTTTCAGAAGCTGACGCAGGCAGGCCTGATGCAGTCGCTGCGCGGCCCCAGCGGCGGTGTTATGTTTGCGCGCTCTCCAGAAGAAATTACCCTTTTTGATGTAATTGTGGCCATTGACGGCCCGGACCTGTTCACGGAGTGCGTGCTGGGTCTGCCGGGCTGTGGCGAGGCTGCTCCCTGCCCCCTGCACGATCGCTGGAAAGAAGTGCGCAATCCCATCCGCGACTTGTTTGCGGCCACTACACTGGCCGAGATGGCCCGCCGCATTCAGGAAGCACGCCTGCGCCTGACAGCCTGA
- a CDS encoding RrF2 family transcriptional regulator translates to MNPQTLMISLSGRQALAAMLALAQQRRGRFVPVRRLSRMIGASPHTLARIMLRLTAAGLTDALRGPGGGVRLARPAHEITLFEVVQEIDGPEVLNRCVLGLGTCDESEPCPLHLIWYPCRQQFRQLLTETTLADLIHRPSTLNQPKVPCT, encoded by the coding sequence ATGAATCCGCAAACGCTAATGATCAGCCTGAGCGGGCGGCAGGCACTGGCGGCTATGTTGGCGCTGGCGCAGCAGCGAAGGGGGCGCTTTGTGCCGGTGCGTCGGCTCAGTCGGATGATTGGCGCCTCCCCGCATACGCTGGCGCGCATCATGCTTCGGCTGACGGCGGCGGGCCTGACCGATGCGCTGCGTGGTCCGGGTGGAGGCGTACGGCTGGCTCGGCCGGCCCACGAAATCACCCTCTTTGAGGTCGTCCAGGAAATCGACGGCCCCGAGGTGCTCAACCGATGCGTGCTGGGACTGGGGACGTGCGACGAGTCCGAGCCCTGTCCCCTTCACCTGATCTGGTATCCCTGCCGTCAGCAATTTCGCCAATTGCTGACCGAAACCACCTTGGCAGATTTAATCCATCGTCCATCCACCCTCAACCAACCCAAAGTGCCATGCACCTGA
- a CDS encoding cytochrome c has translation MHLNRVTTWSTILLLTLTLAACGGRSGTEAESAAPTANAERPAASQDPEALAAEIGPVKEVSLGAQIDAALAQQGQQLFNTYCTACHRLDERFIGPALGDVTQRRGPVYLMNVMLNPNGMIQRHPVMKQLVEEYGTLMTDMGLTEDQARAILEYLRQVAETN, from the coding sequence ATGCACCTGAACCGTGTAACGACGTGGAGTACCATCCTCCTGCTAACCCTGACGCTGGCTGCCTGCGGTGGACGTTCTGGCACAGAGGCGGAGTCGGCTGCTCCCACGGCTAACGCCGAACGTCCGGCAGCTTCTCAAGATCCGGAAGCGCTAGCAGCCGAAATTGGCCCGGTAAAAGAGGTCTCGCTGGGCGCGCAGATTGATGCCGCGCTGGCTCAGCAAGGCCAGCAGCTTTTCAACACCTACTGCACGGCCTGTCACCGGCTTGACGAACGCTTCATCGGGCCGGCGCTGGGCGACGTAACCCAACGGCGGGGGCCTGTCTATCTCATGAACGTGATGCTGAATCCCAATGGCATGATCCAGCGCCACCCTGTCATGAAACAACTGGTGGAGGAATATGGCACGCTCATGACAGACATGGGCCTGACCGAAGACCAGGCGCGTGCCATCCTCGAATACCTGCGTCAGGTTGCTGAAACCAACTGA